TCGGAGGCACAGAAGAGGTGGTCAACCGGCCGCCGGGATACCGGAACCGACTTTTCCGGGCCGCCACCGGACCCACCAGGGCGACGATCTGACCCGGATGCGGCGCAGATCTTGCGTTCGGCCGTCTGACCTGCGGTAATGTGTCGACCGCACGGCGTAACGACAGGAGACGATCATGGGCGGCCGACGAACCCGGCTCATCCGGGCACGTAAGGCGGCCTACTACACCCAAGAGTCACTGGCGTACGCCTTGAACGTCGACCCCGCCACTGTCGGGCACTGGGAGCGTGGCCGGTCTGAGCCGCTCCCGTTCAAGCGCCCGAAGCTGGCGAAACTGCTGGGGGTCAGCCGCGAGCAGCTGGAAGTACTGCTGGCCGAAGGGCAGACCCCACCTGCGCCGTCTGCCGACACCGAGCAAGACGGCGAACTCATGGAGGCGGAGGTAGCGTCCGACCCTATGAAGCGACGGACGCTCATGAAGTGGGGTGTCGCCACTACCGCCGCCTCAGGCCTCGGGGTTGAAGCCTTCGGCCAGATTGGCATGGCCGACGTGCGGCGCTTGGAACGCACCACGGACCGGCTCTGCAACCTCGATCACCGGCACGGCGGCGAGACGCTCTGGCGGGCCGGAGCCGCTACCGCCCAGGAAGCCGCGGTGATGCTGGAGCAGGGTCGTTACACCACCGGCGTCGGGCACGCGCTGCTCGCCGCCACCGGCAACCTGCACATCCGCACCGGCTGGCTGGCTTGTGACGCCGGACGGCACGATGTCGCTCGTACAAGCTTCACTGAAGCCTTGACCATCTCCCGCCAGGCCGGCGATCCCGAGATTGAAACCCGCGCGCTCGCCGGGCTGGGCTTCCACAGCAATCTCGTCGGCCGTCCCCGCGAAGGCCTGCGCTTCTCCGGGGCTGCCGAGGACGCCGTCCGTCGGTTGGGGCCGTCCTCGCGCATGACTGCCGTCCCGCTGCTGCACCTGGCCGTCGCCAACGCCCGCAGCGACGACTACAGCGACGCTCAAGCCGCTATCTCCCGTGCCCGCAAAGCCCTTGATGCCGACCGCGGTGAGGAGGCCGCCCCGTGGGCGGCTTTCATGAGCCCGATGGAGATCGACGCGGTGGAGGCCACCTGCGCGGTGGAAGTCGGCAAGTCGGCTCGCGCTGAGCAGCTCCTAGAGCAGGCTATTGCCGGATACGGCGACGGCTTCGCCCGCAACATCGCGCTCTACCGGGTCCGGTTGGCCGCCGCTCGTGTGCTGGCCGGAGCCATCGACGGGGCAACCGAAGCCGCCGAAGATGTGCTCGACACCATCGCAGATGGGCTCGACAGCTGGCGCGTCAGCTTGGAGCTGGGCCGGGTCATGGACTCGCTGGAGGCGTACCCTGGCGCGCCCGGCGTTCAGGCGCTTCAGGAGCGCTACGCCACTATGATCGCGGTATGATCGCTGCGCCGCCGCTCACCCTGCGCCATCACGACGCTGCCGGGATGCATGAGCTGCGCGATCTGCTTATCGCGGTTTATACGGAGGTCTACGCCGATCTGCTGTCGGACCCGTTCTTCTCGCCCGAGCGCTACTGGCAGCGGCTGGAGAGCTATGCCAAGTGGCCGGGCTTCGCCCTGGTCACGGGCTGGCTCGGCGATGACCTCATTGGTTACACGCTGGGCTACACCCTGCCGAAGGGTTCCGCCTGGTGGCGCGGCTTCCAGGGCGACGTCCCGCCCGGCGCGCTCGAAGAGGATGGCAAGCGCACCTTCGCCGTCACGCAGCTGATGGTGCTCCCCGTTCACCAGCGACGCGGCTACGCCGGGCAGCTCCACGACGCGCTCCTAGCCGACCGCCCCGAGGAACGAGCCACCTTGCTCGTCAAGCCCGACAACGTCCCGGCCCGCACCGCCTACTTGTCGTGGGGGTGGCAGCGCTTCGGGCGGTTGCAGCCGTTTAACGATGCGCCGGTGTATGACTCGCTGATGATTGAGCTCGATAGGGCTTAGCCAACCAGCTCACCAGTTGCGCGCGACCATGTACGGCCGTAGGTAGTTGTTCACGCCACCCTTCCCTGAGTCGTCACCCCGTGGCGGGTGAAACACGCCGCTGTCTAGCTGCGACTACTCGGCAAGACCAGCGGGCGAAGGCAACCGATACGGCGGAGGTGGTTCTCGTGAACGACCGCCCATATCAATATCATTCAGAGTCCGAGCTAAACCAGATTCTGAGAAGTATTGAACCTCTCCTCAACAAGAAGATTAAAGAAAAACAAGAAATGCCAATTGACTGGACCGATTACCCTTCCCTGGTGGCCCACATAAACTCGATGAGTGATACTATGCATCAAATCAACCTTGAATTTACAGCACGACGAGAGAAGCGCAGGCAACAAGCCGAGGCGCGGGCGACGAGCGCTGCTGCGGCAGCACAACCAATGGCAGCACCTCCACCAGGGTGGTACCACGATCCTGCCAACCCAAAGCGGATAGTCAGATGGGATGGCCAACAGTGGGCAGAAGAACTGTGGATTGCCGGGTAAACTCCTTACCTGCAAGCTGCGAGACAATCTCGAATTCCCATATATGATCCGGAGCACCTGATAGGCGCGCGTAGTATAATCCGACTATGACGAAACGTATCAACCCAGCGGTGCTGCATCCTCTCAAAGAGGCGCTGCGCCTAACGTTTTGGTACAAGAACGATCTCCGCGCCTTTCTTAATGCCTGCCTTGGCGATCGCGTGTTGGTCGCGCGGCTGGACTGGACGGCGTATAAGCGCGAGATCGTCGCGCAACTCGTTGACCTCCTTGCGGCCGACCAGCACAAGTACTTCGATCTGCTGCTGAACTTGCTCCTCGCGGTTGCGGAAGTTGACGACCCCCGGCACCTCAAGACCCTTGAAGATGGCGTAAAGAAGTATAGCGACGCGGTCGAGGCTCTTGCCGTCCTCCGTAAGCAAGTCGAGCCCCTATCGGAAGTTCAGGAACGACCAGGACGAAGCTGCTCGGCGCCGGGAGGCTGAACGAGCAAAAGACGAGAATGCACGCGCTATGGCAGATAAGCTCGTGGAGCTTCGCCAAGATTTCATAACGATCACAGGTCAAGAGGCGCAGCGTCGAGGTTACTCGCTTGAGAAGTTCCTAAATGAGCTATTTGCTCTGTATGACATCGACGCGAAGGGTTCATTTCGTGTTTATGGAGAACAGATCGACGGCGCCTTCACGTTTCAAGGTGTTGAGTACTTGTTGGAAGCAAAGTGGCACAAAGATTTGACGCCACTCGCAGACCTGGACGTCTTCTCCGGAAAGGTCAATCGTAAGCTCGACAATACGCTAGGCTTGTTCGTCTCAATGATGGGGTTTCAGCCCAGCGCCATAGAGCTCGCGACCGACGGTCAGCGGCCTGCCTTGCTGCTGATGGACGGCTCGGACCTGATGATGGCTCTTGATGGACGGATCGCATTTCCCGAGCTGCTGAAACGCAAGCGCCAGCATGCGGCCCAAAACGGTGACGTCTTCCTGCGCGCCACTCAGATACTTAGCGAATAGCGAACTCGGTGCCGACGGGCTCACATGCGATAGAGCTTCTCGGGTGGCTCATGCTCGGGTTGCCAGTCTTCGTTATCAGGGTGAGATTGCCAGAACTCTCGTAGTGATTGGAGGCTGTTGCCAACCTGTCGGAGCAAATCGATCTGCTTGTGTACAAAAGTCTGATCGGTGATGTTCTTGCGGAGTGTGTGAGCTGGCCTTTGGCGTGCCTGTCGCACCTCGCGGAAAGGCTTCAATACTCGGCGTACGGCGTCTTCAGGAACATCGCGTGTCGTCAGCAATATGCCAAGTCTGCTGAGAGTACCCATGTTCGCGCCGTGTTCGTCAGTGCGTGGAACCTCTGGCAAGTCTAGGCCGTCATGACGAAGGTTCTCGGATAAGAGCTTGTCGAGCTGATGAACGAAGTTGTCCCACTCTGCCTGAGACGGGCGCAGAATCCAGCCGAAGTCACCCGGCCGCTCAGTCGTCTTCAGCAGGGGCTTGCCGAACGCGCGTTGATGAAGCTCGTTAAGGTTCCGAAGCTCGAAGAAGATTCGCGCAAATGGCCCGATACCGTCCGGTCAGCCTCCCATCTGCTGCCGCCACCACGCCGGGTGAGGCTGGAGACCTTCCTCCGGAACCTGATACGTTTTCCAACGCTGCTGATGTATTGGGGTCAACTTGGCAAGATCGCCATAGAATGCACAGACGCGACGAATTATCGGCGAGTCCGGGTCGGCGGCGTCATACTTTGAAATGTCGTAGGCGAATCCAATATGCTGCATACCCGTCTTGTCGTGTTCTGGCTCGCTGCTGTCGAGGTAGACTTCATCGCTTGTCGACACTCGAGCTCCGAAGTCATAGAAGTCGAATGAGAACCGAGGGTCATTGCGGTACTGTTCAAGTACGTACGTCGAACCTGAAGTAGGCGAGTTCCAGAGTTCCACGACCTTTGGCCATCGCCTGCCGGAAAGGCTGGCCAGTGTGACGCCTTGTTGGCCGATGCTTCTTGAGGGCGACGGGGGTGGGGTATAGGCATAGCCCATAGCCATCAGAAGTCAGAGAATCGATCGAAGCAACCTGCTGCTCGATACTGCGCTCGGACGGCCAAGGTCGAATGTGCGGATTTAGGTAGTCCTCCTGGGAGACCACCTGGACCATGCTCTCGCGTACCAGCTCTACCGCGGCACTCTTCCTCGCCCGATCCTCGCCGGTGAGGTAGAGACCATTGAAGTCCGGAGACGATCCGTAAAACTTCAACACCTCGCGTAAGAGCTCGTCCTTCATCGTGCAATTATCGCATAGCCATCAGCTGCGGCGCGGCAAGCGCTCGATAGCGCATGCGCTATCGCCTTGAGTGTCGTCCTCGTGGCCGCATCGTGACCCCATTCGCGACCAGTCGGGCGCGAATCGTCTCGTTGCCGACCTGGTATTTGAGCGCGACCTGATCGAGTGTCCATCCGTCCCGGTAGAGCTGGGAGGCGTCTTCGACGTCCTCGGGCAGGAAGGTGAACGGTCGGGTGTCGATGCCGCGAGCGCGAAGGTGTTGCCCGATCGTCGTTCGGTACACGCGGTATGTATGGGCCAGTTCGCGAATCGAGGCTCCGGTGCGGAACTCTTCGATGAGCCGGTCGACCTCTTCCGGGCGAAGCTGACGGGCTGTTCGCAGCTGCCGGTGCGTCAAGTGTCTGACAGGCTCGTCCGCAGACGCCTGCGGCTCCGGCCAGCTCGCGGCCAATTTCAGCAGTCGTTGAACCTGGTGCGATGGGTGGGCAAACTCCTCAACTGCGCCCACCAAACCACGCTTGTTCCAACCCGATCCGGTGACTTCCTCACCGGATCGGGTTTTGTTGTTTCGCCGCCCAGACCGCCCCTGACGTCGTCGAACGCCGTCTGGAAGACGTTGCCCGCACCGCGCGGGCTGTCGAGCGCTTCGGACAGGGTCTACTCGCTAGCTGAGAGCCGGCAAGGGCAACAGCTTGCCCTACACCCCTGACGGCAGCTCTTCTCGCTCCAAGAACGCCAGCGCCGCAGCTCGCACCTGTTCCATGGGCACCTCGTACTGGGCCGGGATCTCCCGCACATGCGCCATGTAGTCGTAGATGACTTCACCGGTAAGGCTCGGATCGCCCACGGTCTGCGCGGCCACGGGTGTCACGAAGACGACAAGGCCCTTCTCCTGCCCGACGCCCAGGTAGAACACCCCACAGCTCGGATCGCCGGATACCGAGCACTCGGCCATCGGCGGTACTGGCTGGTCCTTGCTGTCGGCCTGCATACGCTGGATGAGCGCGTCCAGTTCGTCAGCGGTGCTCACCAGGATGGCCGGGTCGCCCTCGGAGTAGTCGTTCTCCGGCTCCTGGTCGTACCAGACTTCCAGCGTGACCACGTTACTTGCCTCCGGTGAACGTCTTGCGGTAGTTCGGGGCGTGCACGGTGAGTGAGTACCCCTTGGGGAGGATAACCGGCAGGAGGGTGTCACACCCGAACACGCCGCGGCAGGGTCGTTGTTCAGGACGAGGTCCACGTGTTTGCGTCCTTCGCGCACCATCCGGGCGGCGATCTTTTGTTCGACGTCGGCCGTGGTGGTGACGTCCCCACGTTGCGGGAGGCCCTTCTCACGGAGCAGCCGCGCCGGCGAACTGGCTGGGCTGACGGTGTCCTCGGGCGATGTTGTCGCTCCGATCCGCTCGAGGTAGCCGGTAAGCGTGGCGTTGACCTTTCCGACCACGTTCGTCGCGTCGCCAAGCCCCTGCTCGGCAGCGTTGAGCCCCGAGATGGCGTTCTGTATCTCGTGCTGCCGTGAGCCAGTCTGCGCGAGGGCCTGCATGGCCTCGCCGAGCAGGCCGGCGGCTTCGGTGAGCTTGGCGGTGGACAGCTTGCCGAGCGCCGTGCGAACGGCTGCCGCCAGCTCCTCGACACCCGCCATGATCGCCCCCGACCCCAATCTTGGCTGTTCAGCGGGCTGGTGTCACGTTCCACCTGGAAGCGCCCGCCGGCTGTCTTTGAAGGTGGTAGCCCGTCGGACGCCGCTTCCTGGTCGCCGGCGTGTTCGTTTCGCTTTCAGGCCGCCATCGCCGGTTCGGGTGCGACGGCCTCCGTGCGGCGCATCGTCGTCACCAGCACGGCCAGCCCCGCGAACAGCACCGCCGCGATCACGCCCGTGACGTTCAGCGCGCTCGTGAACGCCTCCTTCGCCTGGTCCGCCACCGCCGGGTGGGTGACGTCGGCGGCCAGGGTGGTGCCCGCCGGGAAGACCCCGCGGTAGACCGCCGCCGCGGTCAGGCCGATCAGGGCCAGGCCCAGGGATCCGCCGAGGTAGTTGCCCGTGTCCGCCATCGATGCCGCCGAACCGGCCCGCTCCGGCGGCACCGAGCCCATGACCAGGCCGATGCCCAGCGCGAACAGCGGGCCCGTGCCCAGCGTCAGCACCGCGATGGCCACCATGACCAGCGCGGGGCCGCTGGTGAAGACCAGCAGCAGGCTGCCGGCCGCGGAGAGCGCCAGCCCACCCGCGATCGCCGTGGCCGGTGCCATGAACCGGGTCAGCGCCGGTGCCGTCATCGTCCCCACCGCCACGCCGAGGCCCATCGGCGCGAACAGCACGGCCGAGACCAGCGGCGAGTAGCCGAGGACGCTCTGCAGGTACTGCGTGACCATCAGGCCGACGCCCGCCATCGCCACGCCGGCGAACACCAGCGCCACCAGCACGGCGGTGAACGGCCGGTTGCGGAACAGCCGCAGGTCCAGCAGCGGCGAGGCCGTCGTCAGCTGGCGGCGGACGAAGACCACTCCCAGCAGCGTCCCGGCTGCGATCGCCGCGAGCGGCAGCGTCAGCGAGCCAGTAGTCAGCTGCTTGAGGCCGAACACGATCAGCAGCACGGCGGCCAGCGACAGCGCGACGCCGGCGAAGTCGAGCCGTCCGGACGACGGCGCGCGGAACTCCGGCAGCAGGAACGGGCCGGCGGCGAGCAGGACGACCACGGCCGGGACGGCGACCAGGAACACCGAGCCCCACCGGAAGTGCTGCAGCAGGAAGCCGGCGAACACCGGGCCCGCCGCGCCGCCCGCGAACTGGCAGGTCGCCCAGATCGAGATGGCCTTCCCGCGCTGCTTCGCGTCGCGGAACATGTTCGTAATCAGGGCGAGCGTCGACGGCATCAGCGTTGCCCCCGCGACGCCGAGCGCCCCGCGGACGACGATGAGCATCTCCGGGCTGGTCGAGAACGCGGCCACCACGGAGAGGGCCCCGAAGGCGCCCCCGCCGACGAGCAGCAGCCGCCGTCGCCCGATCCGGTCGCCGAGCGTGCCCATGGTGATCACGAAGCCGGCGACGACGAAGCCGTAGCTGTCGGTGATCCACAGCTGCTCGGTGCCGCTCGCGCCGAGATCCGCGCTCAGCTGCGGCAGGGCGAGGAACAGCGAGGTCATGTCCATCGCGACGAGCAGGGTGGGCAGGACGAGCACCGTCAGCCCCAGCCACTCCCGCCGTCCGGCCGGCATGTCCATTTCGACTCCTTCATCGTGGGTTCGTTCACGAGGAGGTCGGAGCCGCGGGGGAGGACCGGACACGGGGCCGGAATTTTTTTTCGGGTTGCCGGGATCACTAGCGTCGAAGCCGTGAAGATCATCGTGCTGGGCGCCACCGGCTTGGTCGGACGAGCCGTCGTCGCCGCCCTCGAACCACGCCACGCGGTCGTGCCCGTCTCGCGGACCTCCGCGATCCGGGCCGACCTGACGGATCCCGCGTCGTTCGACGCGCTGTTCGACGACCCGGCCGACGCCGTCGTGTGCTGCGCCGCCAACGTGCCGCTGCGGCCCCTCGCCGCGTTGACCGGCGAGCAGGCGCTCGAAGACCTGCGTGGCAAGCTGCTCGGCCAGGTCGCCCTCGCCCGGCGGGCCGCGGAGCACCTGACCGGCGGCGGCTCGATCACGCTCACCGGCGGGACCTTTACCGAGCCGATCGCCGGCAGCGGGCTCGGCGCGCTCGTCAACGCCGGGCTCGAAGGGTTCGTCCGGTCGGCCGCCGTGGAGCTGCCGCGCGGCTTGCGGATCAACGTCGTCAGCCCTGGCTGGATCAGTGAAACCCTCGAGGCGATGGGGGAGGACGGCGGCCGCGGGACGCCGGTCGCGGTCGTCGCCGAGGCCTACCGGGCCCTCGTCGAAGGTGACGCGAACGGCCGGACCGTCGTCCCCCGGTGACCGGACTCACGCCGCGTGCCAGGCGTGCTCGGCGAAGACCTCGTCGAGCGGCGCGCGGGTGAGCCGGTTCGCGAACGTCGACAGCGTGTACGTCCCGATCCCCAGCACCACCTCCAAGGCGTTCCGTTCGGTGTAGCCGGCGCCGGTGAACGCCGCCAGCTGCTCGGCCGGGACCTCGCCCCTGGTGTCCATGACCGCGTGGACGAAGACGCGCAGCGCCTCCAGCCGCGGCTCCGGGAGCGGGGACTCCGCCCGCAGCGCCGCCACCAGTTCCGGGGAGGCGGACAGGCGGGTCAGCGTGGCCGTGTGCATCGCCACGCAGAGGTGGCACTCGTTGCGCGCGGCCACGGTCATGATCAGCACTTCGCGTTCCAGCGCCGTCAGGGTCGTGGCTTCGAAGATCGCGCTGAGCTTGAGGAAGCCGTTGAGCAGTTCCGGTGAGGTCGCCAGCCGGGCGACGGCGGACGGCACGCGGCCGAACTTCTTCGCGGTGGCCGTCATCGCGGGGCGCGCGGCCGGGGGTGCAGACTCCGGGGTGTGATCGGCGAACAAGGTGACTCCTCAGGTAGGATCGACAACGTGGTTGTCGAAACCGTAAACCTGGTTGTCGAATTTGGCAAGGGGTCATGACCGACACGCCTGGGTACGAGCTGCCCTTCCTGCTCTTCGGCGGCTTCCGCACGCTCATCGACCGCCTCCACGCCGAGCTCGCGCGCCGCGGACACCCGGACGTCCGGCCGTCGTACGGCTTCGCCATGCAGGCGGTCGGCGTCCACGGCGCTACGGCGTCGGAGATCGGGCGCCGCCTCGGCGTCTCCAAGCAGGCGGCGGGCAAGACCGTCGAACGGCTGGAGGCGCTCGGGTACGCCGAGCGCGCCGACGACCCCGCCGACGCGCGCCGCAAGATCGTGCGGCTCACCGCGCACGGCGTCGACGCGCTCAGGAAGTCGGCGGACATCTTCGACGACCTGCGCGCGGAGTGGGTACGCGCGGTCGGCGCCGAGCGGATCAGCGCGCTCGAGGCCGACCTGCGCACGGTCGTCGGCCCCGCGGCGTACCGGCTGGACGCCGCGGGCTGGTTATCGAGCTAGAAACCGACCTGGAAACCACAGCCGGGGTCCGGGGCGTCCTCCGACAGCGGGCTCCCCGCCGGGAGCACGTAAAGGACTTCGAGCACCAGCGGCGTCGACCCGAGGTTGCGGCCGATGTGCACCTGATCGGCTTTCTCGGTGAACGCCCGTCCGGTGCCGAAGATGCCGTCGATGCTGCAATCGGCCAGGTTGTGCGTCAGCGTTCCGGCCTTCACGTACGCGTAGAGCGTGCCGTCGTGGAAGTGCCAGCCGGTGTAGCCGCCGGGCTGGATGGTGACCTCCCGCAGCGTGTAGTCGGTGTGCCCGACGGTCTTCTGGGCCAGGATCGTGCCGGTGACGCCGCTGCCGGGCGTGGCGGACGCGGTCGAGGGCAGCACCAGGACCGCGGCGAGGGCGGCCATGACGACGGTGATCGGCTTGCGCATCGGCCCAAGCTACCGCGTCCGGGCGTGCCCTTGGGGGCAGTGTTCCGGGTAGCGTGCGCCCATGGACGCGGAGCTTTTCGGGCAGGTGCTCGGCGCGGTGCGGGAGTTCGTGCGCAAGGAGGTCGTGCCGCGCGAGGCGGAGATCGACGAGCGTGACGAGATCCCCGCCGGAATCCGGGAAAAGGCCGCCGAACTCGGGTTGTTCGGCTGGGCGCTGCCGGAGGAGTACGGCGGGCTGGGCCTCGGCATGGCCGAAGACGTCCGGCTGGCTGTCGAGCTCGGCCACACCACGCCCGCGTTCCGGTCGTTGTTCGGCACCAACAACGGCATCGCCGGCCAGGCGATCGTGCACTACGGGACGCCGGACCAGCGCACCCGCTGGCTGCCGCGGCTGGCCGCGGGGCAGGCGATCGCGTCGTTCGCGCTCACCGAGGCCGAGGCGGGCTCGGACCCGGGCGGTCTCACCAGCCGCGCGGTCCGCGACGGCGACCGCTACCGCCTTTCGGGCACCAAGCGGTTCATCACCAACGCGCCGCTCGCCGAAGTGTTCGTCACCTTCGCGCGCACCGACCCGGAAAGCACCGGCAGCCGCGGCATTTCGGCGTTCCTGGTGCCCGCGGGCGCGGACGGCGTCACCGTCGGCCCGCACGACGCCAAGATGGGCCAGGCCGGCGCGTGGACGTCGGAGGTGGTCTTCGACGACGTCGAGCTGTCCGCCGGCGCGCTCGTCGGCGAGGAGGGCCAGGGGTTCGGCATCGCGATGGCCTCGCTCGCCCGCGGCAGGCTGCACATCGCGGCACTGTGCGTCGGCATGGCCGAACGGGCGCTGGCCGAAGCCGTCGAGTACGCGCGGACGGCTCGCCAGGGCGGCCGGGTGATCGGCGAGTACCAGCTGGTGCAGGCGTTGCTCGCGGAGTCGCACGCCGAGCTCGCGGCCGGCCGCGCGATGGTGCACGACGCCGCCGCGAAGTACGACTCGGGCGAGGACCGCAAGCTCGGGCCGTCGTCGGCGAAACTGTTCTGCACCGAGATGCTCGGCCGCGTCGCCGACCGCGCGGTGCAGGTCCACGGCGGCATGGGCTACATCCGCGGGGTGACGGTCGAGCGGATCTACCGCGACGCGCGGCTGTTCCGGATTTACGAAGGCACCAGCGAGATCCAGAAGCTCGTGATCGCGCGGCAGCTGCTCAAGGACTGATCCTTGCGCTGGAGCGCGCTCCAGGTCCTAACGTCGGAGCATGACCACCGCACAGCACAAGATCGGCTCCGGGTTCGGGGCCGGGACCACCGCGGCCGAGGTCGTGGCGGGGATCGACCTGACGGGCAAGCTCGCCATCGTCACCGGCGGCTATTCGGGCATCGGCCTGGAGACCACGCGGGCCCTGGCGGGCGCGGGTGCGCACGTCGTCGTCCCGGCCCGCCGTCGCGTCACGGCGGAAGAAGCGTTGCAGAGCTTCGAAAACGTCGAGATCGACGAGCTGGATCTCGCCGATCTCGGCAGCGTCCGCGCCTTCGCCGAACGATTTCTCGCTTCGGGGCGGGGGATCGACATCTTCATCGGCAGCGCCGGGATCATGGCGTTGCCGGAGACCCGCGTCGGGCCGGGCTGGGAGGCGCAGTTCGCGACCAACCACCTCGGGCACTTCGCCCTGGTGAACCGGCTCTGGCCGGCCATCAACCCCGGCGCGCGTGTCCTTTCGGTGTCCTCGCGCGGCCACCACTACGGTCCCGTCCGCTTCGACGACCTGAACTTCGAGCGTGGGTATGACAAGTGGCTCGCGTACGGCCAGGCGAAGACGGCGAACGTCCTCTTCGCGGTGCAGCTCGACAAGCTGGCCCGCGACCGCGTCCGCGCGTTCGCCCTGCACCCGGGCCGGATCCTCACCGACCTCGTGCGCCATCTGGACCGTCAGGAGCTGATCGACGCCGGCATGGTCGACGATTCCGGTCAGGTCACCGGCGGCGCGAAGACGCCGGAGCAGGGCGCCGCGACGCAGGTCTGGGCCGCGGTTTCACCGCAGCTCGACGGCCTCGGCGGCGTCTACCTCGAGGACTGCGACGTCGCCGAGCCCGCTCCCGCCGACGGCACGCGCACCGGTGTGAAGGACTACGCGGTCGACCCCGTGCTCGCCGAACGCCTCTGGACGGTGTCCGCCGAGCTGGCCGGCGTGAACGCCTTCTAATGCTTTCGGGGGTTCCGGGTGGCGGAGCCCCGGATGTCACAGCTTCTCGATCTGCCGCATCAGCAGGTCGATCTCGTCCTCGGTGTTGTAGTAGTGCACCGACGCCCGGACCATGTCCGGCAGGGCGCGCGCGGTGAAGTCGTACTGGGCCGAAGTCCGGTACGACACCGACGTGTTGATGTTCGCCTCGGCGAGCCGTGCCTTGATCTCCGCGGCCGGGGTGCCGTCGATGCTGAAGGTGACGAGGCCGCACTTGCGGGCGCCGACGTCGTGCACGCGCGCACCGGCTTCGGCGAGCCGGCTCCGCAGCGTCGCGGCCAAGGACGCCACGCGCGCTTCGATGGACGGCAGGCCCCACTCGAGCGCGTAGTCGATGGCGGCGCCGAGGCCCAGCACGTTCGCGAAGTCGCGCTCCCACACCTCGAAGCGCTTGGCGGTCGGGTCGACGACGTACTCCGTCGGCGCCTCCCAGCTCGCCGAGTGCAGGTCGAGCATCGCCGGCTCCAGCCGTTCGCGCAGCCGCGGGTGCACGTAGAGGAACCCGGTGCCGCGCGGCCCGCGCACGTACTTGCGGCCGGTCCCGGACAGCGCGTCGCACTTGAGGCGCGTGACGTCGAGGTCGAGCTGGCCCGCCGACTGGCACGCGTCGAGCAGGAACGGGATGCCCGCCGCTTCGGCGACCGCGCCGATCTCCTCGGCCGGGTTGACCAGCCCGCCCTGGGTGGGCACGTGGCTGACGGCGATCAGCTTGACGTCGCCGTCGACCCGCCGCCGCAGCTCTTCGACGTCCAGCTGCCCCGATTCGTCGTCGCCGACCACCTCGACGACCGCGCCGGTGCGCCGGGCGACCTGCAGGAACGCGATGGCGTTGCTGGCGTACTCCGCGCGCGAGGTGAGGATCCGGTCTCCCGCGGCGAACGGCAGCGCGTAGAACACCGCTTGCCACGATCGCGTGGCGTTATCGGTGAGCGCGATGTCGTCCGGTTCGGCGCCGAGCAGCCGGGCCACGGACGCGTACACCGCGTCCAGGCGGTCCGCCGCTTCCGCGGCCGCTTCGTACCCGCCGATCAGCGCCTCGCGCCGCAGGTAGGAGACGACGGTGTCGGTCACGACAGCGGGAGGCAGCGCGGCGCCGGCGTTGTTGAAGTGGGTCACCTCGGCGCAGCCGGGGGTCTCACGGCGTGCGCGTTCGACGTCGAAGCTCATAGCAACTGAATACAGTAGCTCTCTTCTGTATGCAATACTGCCGGGCATGGCCCGGACCCCGCTGCG
This window of the Amycolatopsis balhimycina FH 1894 genome carries:
- a CDS encoding aminotransferase class V-fold PLP-dependent enzyme, which produces MSFDVERARRETPGCAEVTHFNNAGAALPPAVVTDTVVSYLRREALIGGYEAAAEAADRLDAVYASVARLLGAEPDDIALTDNATRSWQAVFYALPFAAGDRILTSRAEYASNAIAFLQVARRTGAVVEVVGDDESGQLDVEELRRRVDGDVKLIAVSHVPTQGGLVNPAEEIGAVAEAAGIPFLLDACQSAGQLDLDVTRLKCDALSGTGRKYVRGPRGTGFLYVHPRLRERLEPAMLDLHSASWEAPTEYVVDPTAKRFEVWERDFANVLGLGAAIDYALEWGLPSIEARVASLAATLRSRLAEAGARVHDVGARKCGLVTFSIDGTPAAEIKARLAEANINTSVSYRTSAQYDFTARALPDMVRASVHYYNTEDEIDLLMRQIEKL
- a CDS encoding cupin domain-containing protein produces the protein MRKPITVVMAALAAVLVLPSTASATPGSGVTGTILAQKTVGHTDYTLREVTIQPGGYTGWHFHDGTLYAYVKAGTLTHNLADCSIDGIFGTGRAFTEKADQVHIGRNLGSTPLVLEVLYVLPAGSPLSEDAPDPGCGFQVGF
- a CDS encoding SDR family NAD(P)-dependent oxidoreductase, producing MTTAQHKIGSGFGAGTTAAEVVAGIDLTGKLAIVTGGYSGIGLETTRALAGAGAHVVVPARRRVTAEEALQSFENVEIDELDLADLGSVRAFAERFLASGRGIDIFIGSAGIMALPETRVGPGWEAQFATNHLGHFALVNRLWPAINPGARVLSVSSRGHHYGPVRFDDLNFERGYDKWLAYGQAKTANVLFAVQLDKLARDRVRAFALHPGRILTDLVRHLDRQELIDAGMVDDSGQVTGGAKTPEQGAATQVWAAVSPQLDGLGGVYLEDCDVAEPAPADGTRTGVKDYAVDPVLAERLWTVSAELAGVNAF
- a CDS encoding acyl-CoA dehydrogenase family protein, with the translated sequence MDAELFGQVLGAVREFVRKEVVPREAEIDERDEIPAGIREKAAELGLFGWALPEEYGGLGLGMAEDVRLAVELGHTTPAFRSLFGTNNGIAGQAIVHYGTPDQRTRWLPRLAAGQAIASFALTEAEAGSDPGGLTSRAVRDGDRYRLSGTKRFITNAPLAEVFVTFARTDPESTGSRGISAFLVPAGADGVTVGPHDAKMGQAGAWTSEVVFDDVELSAGALVGEEGQGFGIAMASLARGRLHIAALCVGMAERALAEAVEYARTARQGGRVIGEYQLVQALLAESHAELAAGRAMVHDAAAKYDSGEDRKLGPSSAKLFCTEMLGRVADRAVQVHGGMGYIRGVTVERIYRDARLFRIYEGTSEIQKLVIARQLLKD
- a CDS encoding MarR family winged helix-turn-helix transcriptional regulator — encoded protein: MTDTPGYELPFLLFGGFRTLIDRLHAELARRGHPDVRPSYGFAMQAVGVHGATASEIGRRLGVSKQAAGKTVERLEALGYAERADDPADARRKIVRLTAHGVDALRKSADIFDDLRAEWVRAVGAERISALEADLRTVVGPAAYRLDAAGWLSS